In Trichocoleus desertorum ATA4-8-CV12, a genomic segment contains:
- a CDS encoding response regulator transcription factor has translation MNILVVEDELKLATLVQRTLQSEGYQCEVAHDGEAGLKVVREQQPDLVILDIGLPKINGLDVCSRIRQSKTIQKDPYILMLTGKGDEVDRIIGLHTGADDYMVKPFSLKELVARVFALLRRNLRAAEQLQATHQVPETAKTETAIITDHFFIEPEMRQVIVQKAPGAPIESVELTTLEFELLYTLAKKPGRVWTRTQLLDEIRGIDYVGDDRTIDGAVKRLRPKISPLNDLTRFIKTHIRLGYSFEDSRPR, from the coding sequence ATGAACATTCTGGTCGTAGAGGACGAGCTCAAGCTCGCGACTCTCGTTCAGCGTACTTTACAGTCTGAAGGCTATCAGTGTGAAGTTGCCCATGACGGAGAAGCAGGGCTAAAGGTCGTCCGTGAACAGCAACCCGATCTAGTGATCCTCGATATCGGGTTGCCCAAAATCAATGGTTTAGACGTTTGTAGTCGGATTCGTCAGAGTAAAACGATTCAGAAAGACCCTTACATCCTGATGCTGACGGGCAAGGGGGATGAGGTCGATCGCATCATTGGGCTGCATACTGGAGCCGATGATTATATGGTGAAGCCCTTCAGCTTGAAGGAGCTAGTAGCCCGGGTCTTTGCTCTTTTGCGACGAAATTTGCGAGCCGCAGAGCAGCTTCAAGCGACTCATCAGGTGCCAGAGACGGCTAAAACAGAAACTGCCATCATCACCGATCACTTCTTTATCGAGCCGGAGATGCGGCAGGTGATAGTTCAGAAAGCTCCCGGTGCTCCCATTGAATCAGTTGAATTGACGACCCTGGAGTTTGAACTCCTGTACACATTGGCGAAAAAGCCAGGGCGGGTCTGGACTCGAACGCAATTACTGGATGAGATCCGAGGCATTGATTATGTGGGGGACGACCGCACGATTGATGGGGCGGTGAAACGCTTGCGTCCAAAAATTTCCCCACTGAATGACTTAACTCGATTTATCAAAACCCATATCCGCCTGGGATATAGCTTTGAGGACAGCCGTCCCCGATAG
- a CDS encoding HAMP domain-containing histidine kinase, producing MARRKIHLSLSLRLFLVNLLALALGVAAIGIAYTYRSQKFSDGFSKIVKPNVFADGRNQNQEVIELFNQINAEGIVLALLFSLLSAAGLSIFMTYVLTRPLKKIEWAAKRFSEGDIESRIPPLAIPELHHLGLTLNSVANRLQGVEERRQALISEVSHEMSTPLMIISGYLEMIAEGRLPSEEVVDVAQTLLTDAERMQRLLSDLRMLARIELGSLPLNLQVVQPQPLIAEVIRALAIQERQEVCRLILECPEALPPIFADPDRTRQILVNLVTNALNYTLEGSVIVSVSYDSKYLWVSVTDTGIGISAEDLRRVFDRFWRSARSREMRQEGSGIGLALTKRLLEAQSGRIEVESELGQGSMFRFCLPLAEP from the coding sequence ATGGCTCGTCGCAAAATTCATCTCTCCCTGAGCCTGAGACTCTTTCTAGTGAATCTACTGGCGCTCGCACTAGGGGTGGCGGCAATCGGCATCGCCTATACTTACCGATCGCAAAAATTTTCAGATGGCTTCTCCAAGATTGTGAAGCCAAATGTTTTTGCTGATGGACGCAACCAAAATCAGGAGGTGATTGAGCTATTTAATCAAATCAATGCAGAAGGGATTGTATTAGCATTGCTATTTAGCCTCTTGAGTGCAGCAGGACTGAGTATTTTCATGACTTATGTACTGACTCGCCCTCTTAAGAAGATTGAGTGGGCTGCCAAGCGTTTCAGCGAGGGAGATATAGAATCGCGAATACCGCCCCTGGCAATTCCGGAGTTACATCACCTAGGGTTGACCTTGAATAGTGTGGCAAATCGGCTCCAAGGGGTGGAAGAGCGACGACAGGCCCTGATCAGTGAAGTGTCTCATGAAATGAGTACCCCTCTGATGATTATTTCTGGCTATCTGGAAATGATTGCAGAGGGGAGATTGCCCTCTGAGGAGGTGGTTGACGTAGCTCAAACCCTGCTGACCGACGCGGAGCGGATGCAACGTCTCCTGAGCGATTTACGAATGCTGGCACGAATTGAACTGGGTTCTCTCCCCTTGAACCTTCAGGTTGTTCAACCCCAACCCTTGATTGCAGAGGTGATTCGTGCTCTAGCGATCCAAGAGCGGCAGGAGGTTTGCCGTCTTATCCTAGAGTGTCCTGAGGCGCTTCCTCCCATTTTTGCTGACCCGGATCGCACCCGACAAATTCTGGTCAATCTAGTAACGAATGCGCTGAACTACACGCTTGAGGGCAGTGTAATCGTCTCTGTGAGCTATGACTCGAAGTACCTTTGGGTGAGTGTCACCGATACAGGGATTGGGATTTCAGCCGAGGATTTACGGCGGGTATTCGATCGCTTCTGGCGCTCCGCGCGATCGCGCGAGATGCGACAGGAAGGCTCAGGGATTGGCTTGGCACTCACCAAACGATTGCTAGAGGCACAGTCTGGCCGAATTGAGGTGGAAAGCGAATTGGGCCAGGGCAGTATGTTTCGATTTTGCCTTCCATTGGCTGAGCCTTAA